Below is a window of Polyangiaceae bacterium DNA.
ACTCCCGCAGCTGGAAATGCTCGATGATGCGGTCTGCGTAGATCTGCGGCTTCGACGTGACAACCCAGAGACGAATGCCCATCGAGCGGAGCTCGCCCAATGTCTCGCGTATTCCCGAATAGACGACATTCTCGTACAATCCCTGCGTCCCGTACCGCTCCCGATAGGCGCGAATAGCCCGCTCGTTCAGCTCCGGATCTTCCGTTTGAAGGAGGGTCTCGAAGACCTCACGAAAAGGGGGGCCGATGAACTGTTGCAGCTCGATGTCCGTCCACGAAGGGCCGCACACCGCCCGCAGCGCATGCTGGAACGAGCGAACTATCCCCACCACTGGATCCGTCAGCGTACCGTCGAGATCAAAAAGCACATTGCGCATGTGACCGCCCCGCCAACGCTATCCCACTGAACACCCGGCTGCTGCGTCTCCGATAGGTGGGACCGATCTCGAGGAACCGCCGCGATTCGATCGGCGTCGTCCCTGCTCTGCGCCGCGGAGCTCCCGCCCGAACGCGCCTACCCCTTCTTCAACAACCTCGCCGCCTCGATCGCCCCGTACGTGAAGATGATGTCCGCCCCCGCGCGGCGCAGGCACAATAGGCTCTCGAGCAAGCAGCGATCGAAGTCGAGCCAGCCGTTCGCGGCCGCGGCCTTCAGTGCCGCGTATTCGCCGCTCACGTGATAGACGGCGACCGGCAGCGCGCTGATCTCGCTGACGGCGCGCACCACGTCGGCGTAGGGCAGGCCGGGCTTGACCATCAGCCAGTCGGCGCCCTCGGCCTCGTCCAGGCGAACTTCGCGCAGGCACTCGCGCACGTTGGCGGGGTCCATCTGGTAGGTCTTCTTGTCGCCGGCGCGGGGCGCGGAGTCGAGGGCGTCGCGGAAGGGGCCGTAGAAGCCCGAGGCGTATTTGACGCAGTAGCTGCAGATGAGCACGTCGGGGTGGCCCGCTTCGTCGAGGGCCTCGCGGATGGCGCCGACGCGGCCGTCCATCATGTCGCTCGGGGCGACGACGTCGGCGCCGGCGGCGGCCTGCGCCACGGCCATCTTGGCCAGTAGCGGCACCGTCACGTCGTTGTCGATGCGGCCGTCGATCACCACGCCGTCGTGGCCGTCGGACGAATACGGGTCCAGCGCGACGTCGGTGATCACCACCAGCTCCGGGAGCGCCGACTTGAGGGCGCGCACGGCGCGCTGGAGCAAGCCGGAAGCGTTCAGGCTCTCGGTGCCGTGCTGGTTCTTCAGCTCGTCGCCGAGGGCGGGGAAGAGCGCGACCGCCGGCACGCCCAGCTCGAAGGCTTCGCGGGACTTCGCCACCAGGAGCTCGATGTCGAGGCGCGCGTGGCCCGGCATGCTCTTGATGGGAAAGGCGCCGGGTCCTTCGTGGACGAACAGCGGCAAGACCAGGTGCTCGGGCCCGAGGTGGGTCTCGCGGACGAGGCCGCGGACGCCTGCGCTGACTCGATTGCGGCGGGGACGGATGGTCGGCATGGGCGAGATCTATGCAGTTCCGCCGCGGTTCTCAACAGTCGCGAGGGAGGAGGGCCGGTGGTACCATCCAGCGCATGGCGGGGATGGCGCTACTCAGGCTCGGTTCTCGACTCTTCTTGGGTGGTGCGTTGTCGCTCGTCGCGCTGCACTGCTCCGCGGGTGGTGACGGCGGGGGCGGCAGCGCCGCGAACGGCGGTGGCGGCACCGGAGCCAACGGCGGGGGAGGGACCGGGACCGGCACCGGCGGCGACTCCGGCCTGATCATCACGACGGACGGCGAGGCGCCGGACTACTCGGTGGACGCGTTCTTCGCCGTCGACCCGCCGCCGCCCGACTGCAGCGACGCCGGCGCGCAACCCATCAAGCCCGGCGGCACGCCGGAGTGCCCCGACGACAAGAACCTCCAGGGTTGCCCGTGCACGAGCGCGGGGGCGACGGCGCCGTGCTGGCCCGGCAAGCGCAAGCACCGAAACCGTGGCGCGTGCAAGGACGGCGTCACCACCTGCCAGCAAAGCTCGGAGTTCAAGCTCGCCTGGGGAGAGTGCCAGGGCTACACCGGCATCACGCCGCCGACCTTCGAGCCGGATCCGAACGCGACGGGCAAGGCCGCCTGCACCTGCTTCAGCGGCGGCTACTGGGACGTCAAGAACACCAGCCCGTGCTTCTACACGGACGGCACGGGCAAGGTGATCGGCGGGGTCTCGACGATCTTGGAGGCGAACGGGCCGCGCTGCCCGACGCAGGCGGAGATGGACTTCGCCACGAGCAAGCCCCCGACTCAGCCCTTCAGCCCGAACACCCTGAAGGTGGACTGCAACGGCTACTTCAAGCTCTGCTTCAAGCTCCAGGCGCTGTCGGCGAAGGGCGCCGCGAAGAGCGCGGGCGACTGCCAGGTGATGGAGGTCTGCACCGAGGGGCACTACGGCCTGGCCGGCAAGGGTCCGAACGGCACCGACGGCGAGCTGCCGATGCCCGACTTGAAGTCGTGGATCACCAAGCCCGGCGCGGAGACGACCTGCGCGGGGCTCTTCTACGCCAACGGCGGCTACGGCAGCTTCAGCGTGAAGGGCATCAGCGACGAGTGTGATCAGGTGGACAAGACCTTCCTGACCTTCGACTACTGCCCCATCTACTGCAACGACCCCGCCAACAAGAGCAAGCCGGAGTGCGTCAACTGCACCACCGGCAGCGGCGGGCCATTCTGAGCTAGAATCTCGGTCGTGGGCATCCTCTACCTGGCAGCGCTGATCGTCGGCTTCGGCACCATCGCCTTGCAGCTCGTGATGGGCGGCGAGGGCGACGCCGACGCCGACACCGACGCTGGAGCCGACGCCGACGCTGGGGACGCCGGCGAAGCGGAGGCGGATCACCATGGCGATCACGGTCACGCCGACGGTGGGTTCTTGCCCATCTTCCTCTCGCTCCGCTTCTGGACGTTCACCTTCCTGGCGTTCGGCCTGAGCGGCTCGCTGATCCACTACCTCGATCTCGCCAACTCGGTGGTGGCGCTGGTCGTGGCCGTCGCTCTCGGCCTGGGAGCCGGCGTGCTCGCGTCGCTGACCTTCCGCGCGCTGGCCAAGAGCGAGGCGAACTCCGGTGCCACCGATCGCGACGCCGTGGGACAGGTCGGCAAGGTGATGATCCCGCTCGGCAAGGGCGCGCGCGGCAAGGTCCGCATCGAGCTGAAGGGGCAGACCGTCGACTACGTCGCGAGCACGGACGAAGCCGAGCTGGAGGCCGGACAGCTGGTCATGATCGAGGAAATGCGCGACACCACTGCGCACGTGTCGCGCGTGCCGGCGGAGCTGCTTCCGCCGAAACGCGAGCCGTAGCTTCCGCTCACCGGCTGGCCTATGCTCGGCCGCCATGCAACCTCAACTGCCGCCGGAGCTGGGGCTGGATCCGGAGTCGACGCTGGTGCTGCTCGTAGCAGGCGGCATCGTCCTCGCGGTCGCGTTCCTGATCTTCGTGCTGTCGCGCTTCCTGGTGATCTGCCGCCCGAACGAGATCGTCGTGATCAGCGGGCGCAAGCACCAGCTCGCCGACGGATCGACCATCGGGTACAAGGTGCTGCACGGCGGGCGGGGCTTCCGCATACCGCTGCTCGAGCAGGTCAGTCGCATGGACATGCGCCTTATCCCGGTGCAGGTCGAGGTGCACAACGCCTATTCGCGGGGCGGCATCCCGCTCAGCGTGCACGCCATCGCCAACATCAAGATCGGCAGTCACCCCGCGCTCGCGCGCAACGCCATCGAGCGCTCGCTGTCGATGACGCCCAGGCAGATCGGCGCCGTCGCCCAGCAGACGCTGGAAGGCGTGCTCCGCGAGGTGGTGGCCGAGCTGACCCCGGAGGAGGTGAACGAGGACCGGCTGAAGTTCGCCGGCACGTTGATCCGGCACGCCAAGGACGACTTCGACAAGCTGGGCATCGAGCTCGACGTGCTGAAGGTGCAGAGCGTGAGCGACGAGCAGGGTTATCTGGCGAACCTCGGGCGCGCGCGCATCGCGAGGATGATCCGCGACGCGCAGAACGCGGAGAACAGCGCGAACCAAGCCATCGCGGAGGCGCAGGCCGGGGCGCGCCAGCGCGCCGAGAGCGCGCAGAAGCAAGCCGAGGCGTCGGTGCTCACCAAGCGCAACGAGCTCCGCGCCGAGCTGGCCCAGATGGAGGCCCAGGCGAAGTCCATCGAGAACGAGGCCGAGGTCGCCGCCCAGACCGCGCGCTCCGAGGCCGAGCAGGAGCTCCAGAAGCTGCGCGCGGAGCTCGAGCGTTTGCGGCTGGAGTGCGACGTGTTCCTGCCCGCCGAGGCAGAGCGCCTCTCGTCCGAGGCCGAGGCCCGCGGCCGCGCCGCGCCAGTGATCGAGAGCGGCAAGGCTTCGGCGGAGGCCCTGCGGTTGGTCGCGGCGGAGTGGCAGGCCGCCGGCAGCGACGGTCGCGATCTCTACGTGCTCCAGCACCTGCGCTCTTTCGTCGAGTCGGCCATCGCTCGGGTGACGCGGGCCAAGATCGAGGAGCTCAGCGTGGTGGACGGCGGTGACGGGCAGAGCTTCACCGGCACCGTCGCCAGCTTCCCGGCCGCGGTCTCCCAGGTGTTGCAGGAGACGGGTCGCGCCGTGGGTGTGGACATGAAAGCCCTGCTCGAGGGCAAGAAGGGAGGTGCGCGATGACCGGCCTGTTGCTCGTCGGCGTGGTCACGGTCTTCGTCGTCGTGGTCGCGCTCTACATGATGGTCAAGCGTCTGCTCTGGGTCTCCACGCCCAACGAGGCGCTGATCTTCAGCGGCACCACGCGCCAGCTGGGCGAGGGGCGCCGCGTCGCGTACCGCTTCGTGCGCGGCGGCCGCGCGCTCCGGCGCCCGCTGGTCGAGAAGGTGGACGTGCTCGACCTCAGCATGTTCACCGTCGCCGTGAACGTGAGCGGAGCCTTCTCCAAGGGCGGTATCCCCCTGACCATCCAGGGTGTCGCGAACGTGAAGCTCCCGGGCGAAGATCCGCTGCTGTCCAACGCCGTCGAGCGCTTCCTCGGTCGCTCGCGCGAGGAGATCTACTACATCGCCAAGGAGACGCTGGAGGGCAACCTGCGTGGCGTGCTCGCGAGCCTCACGCCGGAGGAGCTCAACGAGGACAAGCAGGCCTTCGCCAGCAAGCTCCTCGACGAGGCCGAGCACGACATGAGCCGGATGGGCCTCGTCCTCGACACGCTCAAGATCCAGAACGTGACCGACGACGTGAACTACCTGGCCAGCATCGGCCGCATCCGCGGCGCCGGATTGAACCAGGTCCAGGCCATCGCCGAAGCGGAGGCCCGCGCCGACGCCTCCGTGCAGCAGGCCTCGAACTGGGCGGCGTCGGAGACGGCCAAGGTGGACGCCGACGTGCAGATCGCGCGGCAGGAGACGGCGAAGCGGATCGCGGAGGCGACCAGCCGTCGCGAGGCGCTGATCCAGGAGGCCAAGGGCCAGGTCCTGGCGCAGGTCGCGCAGGTGCGCGCCGAGATCGAGCGCCAGAAGGCGCGCGCGCTTCAGGAGAAGCGGCGGCTCGACGCGGACGTGGTGCAGCCGGCCATCGCGCGGCAACGCGCCGCCGAGGAAGCGGCGAAGGGCGACGCGGCCTCGACCATCGAGCGCGGTCGCGCCGAGGCGGGCTCGCTCAAGGTGCTGGTGGAGTCCTACCGGCAGGGTGGCGCGGCGTCGCGGGACGTCTTGGCGCTTCAGAACCTGATGCCGCTCCTGCCGCACGTCTCCGGCGCGCACCACTCGCTGACCATCAGCAAGTTCAGCGTGCTGCCCTCCCGAGAGGTGGAGGGGGGCGAAGTGGCGCGCAAGGCCATCGGCGCGGCGGAGCAGATCAAGGCCGCGACCGGCGTGGACCTGGCCGGGGTCGCCAAGAAGCTCGGGGGCTGAGGGCGGTCAGCCGGGTGCTGGCGCCGCCGGACCGGGCGGCGCATAATCGGAGCGCTTTGGCCAAGCTTGCTTCTCGGTGGATCCCGGGTTGGGCGCGCCGCGCGGCCGCGCTCGCCGCCCTCGGGCTCGCGTTCGGGCTCGCGTTCGCGGCCTGCGATCTGAACCCGCAGCCGGAGGTGCCGAGCGGCGCCGGCACGGGGGGCGCTGGCGCGACGAGCGGAGCCGGCGGTGCCTCCATGGGCGGCGGCGGCGGCTTGGGTGGCTCGGGCGGCGGCATCAACGTCGGCGGGGCCGCGGGCGGCAGCGGTGACGCCGGCAACACGAAGTGCACCAGCGGCTGCGCGTCGGGTCAGCTCTGCAACGCTGGCGAGTGCGTGGACGATCCCTGCGCCGAGAACTCGTCGTGCACCGCGGAGCAGGCCTGCAAGCCCAACGCGGACTTCACGGCGTCCAGCTGCCTGCCGTCCTGCGCGAACGTCACCTGCAACGCCGGGGAAGCGTGCAGCGACGGCACCTGCAAGCCGACCGGCTGCGGCACGGCCTGCCAGAGCGGCGAGGTCTGCGCGCCGAGCGGCGACGGCGGTTACGCCTGCGTCCCGGATCAGTGCGCCGGCGACGCGGCAGGTCCTTGTGGGCTCGGCGAGGCGTGCGAGCCGGCGAGCGGCGCCTGCCAGCCGGATCCGTGCACCGGCGTGAAGTGCCCCGCGGGCCAGGAGTGCCTGGCCGGCGAGTGCGAGTGGTCCGGCGACGCGGGGCCGATGGACGCCAGCGCGGACTAGGGGGTGTCCCTAGTTCGGTGTGCGACCGGGCGGCGAGCCCCGGAATCACTCGAGCAGTCTTGCCATGATCAGATCGCGTTCCGCCAATGAGGCGTGAGTGCGAAGACCGGCCGGGCCCGGCGCCGGCCGTTTCGACCGAACGGAAGCGTCGCGTGGCGTTTGCGGCCGCCAGCGGAGCGCGAATCGGGAACACCCCCTAGCGGAAGATCGCCATCGTCGCGTCCAGCGCCCACCACAGGTAGACGAAGCACGCGGTGGCCACGAGCGCGGGCTCGACGGCGCCGTCGTAGAACCGCGACGCGCGCCGCAAGGCCGGGCGCTTCGCGAGCCGCGCCTCGCGCCCGAGCACCACGCGGGCGCGCCCACCGATGCGGCGTGCGACGTCGCCGTCGACGTCTGCCGTGGGCAGCGAGCCGAGTCGTGACGCGAGCTCTTCTTCGGTGCTCATGATCGTATCCTCTCTGCTCGGCCGATGTGCTCGGCAAGCGTACTCCGAGCCCGCGACAAACGCTGCCGCACGGCCTCCGGTTTCAGCCCCAACACCTCCGCGGCCTCGCTCGGCTCCATCCGCTCGACGGCGCACAGGAGCAGGACCTCGCGTTGAGCCAGCGGGAGCGCAGCGAGCCCCGCCTCGAGCGCGCGCTCCGTCTCGGTCGCCGCGGCGAGCTCGAAGGGCGTCTCGCTCGCGCGGCCCGGCCAGAGGCCGAGCTCGCGCAGGCGGTCCGCGTCGAGCAGCGCCCAGCGCCGGTAGCTCACGAACGCGTTGCGCGCGACCGTGAAGAGCCAAGGCCGGAGCGCGGTGTCCGGTGGCAGCTCCACCGCGTGCTTGGCCAACCGGAGCCAGGTGTCCTGAAGCAGATCTTCGGCCAGCCAGCGCCGCCCGCTGAGGCGCACCAGGAAGGAAAAGAGCGGAGCGCGGTAGCGGGCGTAGAGCGCGTCGAACGCGGCGGTGTCCGCGGCCCGGAGGCCGGAGAGCAGCTCGCTGTCGCTCGGCTCCGCCACGCTCGGATCAACGCGCGGGGTGGGGCGGCGT
It encodes the following:
- a CDS encoding HAD hydrolase-like protein — protein: MRNVLFDLDGTLTDPVVGIVRSFQHALRAVCGPSWTDIELQQFIGPPFREVFETLLQTEDPELNERAIRAYRERYGTQGLYENVVYSGIRETLGELRSMGIRLWVVTSKPQIYADRIIEHFQLREFFAGVYGSELSGERSKKAELLRHVLREEHVEPLTACMIGDRRHDIGGARASNVVGLGALWGYGSREELELAGARALIDSPSAIRSAIRGLTPSCG
- the hemB gene encoding porphobilinogen synthase, encoding MPTIRPRRNRVSAGVRGLVRETHLGPEHLVLPLFVHEGPGAFPIKSMPGHARLDIELLVAKSREAFELGVPAVALFPALGDELKNQHGTESLNASGLLQRAVRALKSALPELVVITDVALDPYSSDGHDGVVIDGRIDNDVTVPLLAKMAVAQAAAGADVVAPSDMMDGRVGAIREALDEAGHPDVLICSYCVKYASGFYGPFRDALDSAPRAGDKKTYQMDPANVRECLREVRLDEAEGADWLMVKPGLPYADVVRAVSEISALPVAVYHVSGEYAALKAAAANGWLDFDRCLLESLLCLRRAGADIIFTYGAIEAARLLKKG
- a CDS encoding NfeD family protein is translated as MGILYLAALIVGFGTIALQLVMGGEGDADADTDAGADADAGDAGEAEADHHGDHGHADGGFLPIFLSLRFWTFTFLAFGLSGSLIHYLDLANSVVALVVAVALGLGAGVLASLTFRALAKSEANSGATDRDAVGQVGKVMIPLGKGARGKVRIELKGQTVDYVASTDEAELEAGQLVMIEEMRDTTAHVSRVPAELLPPKREP
- a CDS encoding flotillin family protein, which encodes MQPQLPPELGLDPESTLVLLVAGGIVLAVAFLIFVLSRFLVICRPNEIVVISGRKHQLADGSTIGYKVLHGGRGFRIPLLEQVSRMDMRLIPVQVEVHNAYSRGGIPLSVHAIANIKIGSHPALARNAIERSLSMTPRQIGAVAQQTLEGVLREVVAELTPEEVNEDRLKFAGTLIRHAKDDFDKLGIELDVLKVQSVSDEQGYLANLGRARIARMIRDAQNAENSANQAIAEAQAGARQRAESAQKQAEASVLTKRNELRAELAQMEAQAKSIENEAEVAAQTARSEAEQELQKLRAELERLRLECDVFLPAEAERLSSEAEARGRAAPVIESGKASAEALRLVAAEWQAAGSDGRDLYVLQHLRSFVESAIARVTRAKIEELSVVDGGDGQSFTGTVASFPAAVSQVLQETGRAVGVDMKALLEGKKGGAR
- a CDS encoding flotillin family protein — translated: MTGLLLVGVVTVFVVVVALYMMVKRLLWVSTPNEALIFSGTTRQLGEGRRVAYRFVRGGRALRRPLVEKVDVLDLSMFTVAVNVSGAFSKGGIPLTIQGVANVKLPGEDPLLSNAVERFLGRSREEIYYIAKETLEGNLRGVLASLTPEELNEDKQAFASKLLDEAEHDMSRMGLVLDTLKIQNVTDDVNYLASIGRIRGAGLNQVQAIAEAEARADASVQQASNWAASETAKVDADVQIARQETAKRIAEATSRREALIQEAKGQVLAQVAQVRAEIERQKARALQEKRRLDADVVQPAIARQRAAEEAAKGDAASTIERGRAEAGSLKVLVESYRQGGAASRDVLALQNLMPLLPHVSGAHHSLTISKFSVLPSREVEGGEVARKAIGAAEQIKAATGVDLAGVAKKLGG
- a CDS encoding RNA polymerase sigma factor produces the protein MSRRPTPRVDPSVAEPSDSELLSGLRAADTAAFDALYARYRAPLFSFLVRLSGRRWLAEDLLQDTWLRLAKHAVELPPDTALRPWLFTVARNAFVSYRRWALLDADRLRELGLWPGRASETPFELAAATETERALEAGLAALPLAQREVLLLCAVERMEPSEAAEVLGLKPEAVRQRLSRARSTLAEHIGRAERIRS